The following coding sequences lie in one Isoptericola variabilis 225 genomic window:
- a CDS encoding cation diffusion facilitator family transporter — translation MTAPHRHPHTDPAAHPEHRHDHRQDGHADDHGHDHPSGLKGWLHEVFVPHSHDAADSIDDALEASGQGIRAVKISLVVLGLTAAAQLAIVAISGSVALLADTIHNFSDALTAIPLWIAFVLGRRAATNRYTYGFGRVEDLAGLFIVAMIALSAIVAGVESVRRLAVPQPLDNLGWVLAAGVIGFAGNEAVAVYRIRVGRRIGSAALLADGVHARADGFTSLAVVLGVIGVWAGFPLADPIVGMLITAAILVLLWGTARDVGRRLLDGVDPDLTQRARHTLERTAGIEHVTDVRLRWTGHRLAIQARVCLDPDMTITMADQATAAAAHDLRHALPAVGDVDITTTAKPAHPAITGR, via the coding sequence ATGACCGCGCCCCACCGCCACCCGCACACCGACCCAGCAGCGCACCCCGAGCACCGCCATGACCACCGCCAGGACGGCCACGCCGACGACCATGGCCACGACCACCCCAGCGGGCTCAAGGGCTGGCTGCACGAGGTGTTCGTGCCCCATTCCCACGACGCCGCCGACTCGATCGACGACGCCCTCGAAGCCAGCGGCCAGGGCATCCGGGCGGTCAAGATCAGCCTCGTCGTGCTCGGTCTTACTGCGGCCGCCCAGCTCGCGATCGTCGCGATCAGCGGGTCGGTCGCACTGCTCGCGGACACGATCCACAACTTCTCCGATGCCTTGACCGCCATCCCCTTGTGGATCGCGTTCGTCCTGGGCCGGCGCGCCGCGACCAACCGCTACACCTACGGGTTCGGGCGCGTCGAGGACCTGGCCGGGCTGTTCATCGTCGCGATGATCGCCTTGTCAGCCATCGTCGCCGGCGTCGAGTCCGTGCGCCGCCTGGCCGTACCACAACCCCTGGACAACCTCGGCTGGGTGCTCGCCGCCGGCGTCATCGGGTTCGCGGGCAACGAGGCCGTCGCGGTCTACCGCATCCGCGTCGGCCGGCGCATCGGCTCCGCAGCGCTCCTCGCCGACGGCGTGCACGCACGCGCCGACGGCTTCACCTCCCTCGCCGTCGTCCTCGGCGTGATCGGGGTCTGGGCCGGCTTCCCGCTCGCCGACCCGATCGTCGGCATGCTCATCACCGCCGCGATCCTCGTCCTGCTCTGGGGCACCGCACGGGACGTCGGACGACGCCTCCTCGACGGCGTCGACCCCGACCTCACCCAACGCGCCCGCCACACCCTTGAGCGCACCGCCGGCATCGAACACGTCACCGACGTCCGCCTGCGCTGGACCGGCCACCGCCTCGCAATCCAAGCCCGCGTCTGCCTCGATCCCGACATGACGATCACGATGGCCGACCAGGCGACAGCTGCCGCCGCGCACGACCTCCGTCACGCACTACCCGCCGTCGGGGACGTCGACATCACCACCACCGCAAAGCCGGCCCACCCAGCGATCACCGGCCGCTAG
- a CDS encoding alpha/beta hydrolase, with product MNDDATTGHQIRSTTVLPARREDVELHTADGLTLVGELALPAEKDPAATLLTFHPLPTHGGYMDSHVYRKAAWRLPALADLAVLRFNTRGTSSPRGTSEGEFDGGEAERYDVAAAIELAEFRELPRPWLVGWSFGTELVLKHGADPSIEGGILLSPPLHRATDADLDRWAEFGRPLVVLVPEHDDYLQPAEARRRFARVPQAEVIGVDGAKHLWVGEPAVRRVLDEIVQHVLPGHAPLPTHWDGPVERAPEAMTPTT from the coding sequence ATGAACGACGACGCCACGACCGGCCACCAGATCCGCTCGACGACCGTGCTGCCCGCCCGGCGCGAGGACGTCGAGCTGCACACCGCCGACGGGCTGACCCTCGTCGGCGAGCTCGCGCTGCCCGCCGAGAAGGACCCCGCGGCCACGCTGCTCACGTTCCACCCGCTGCCGACGCACGGCGGCTACATGGACTCGCACGTCTACCGCAAGGCCGCCTGGCGGCTGCCGGCGCTCGCGGACCTGGCCGTCCTGCGGTTCAACACGCGCGGCACGTCCTCGCCGCGCGGGACGTCCGAGGGCGAGTTCGACGGCGGTGAGGCGGAGCGGTACGACGTCGCCGCCGCGATCGAGCTCGCCGAGTTCCGCGAGCTGCCGCGACCGTGGCTCGTCGGCTGGTCCTTCGGCACCGAGCTCGTGCTCAAGCACGGGGCGGACCCGAGCATCGAGGGCGGGATCCTGCTGTCGCCGCCGCTGCACCGCGCGACCGACGCGGACCTCGACCGGTGGGCCGAGTTCGGGCGCCCGCTCGTCGTGCTCGTGCCCGAGCACGACGACTACCTGCAGCCCGCCGAGGCGCGCCGCCGCTTCGCGCGCGTCCCGCAGGCCGAGGTCATCGGGGTCGACGGCGCGAAGCACCTGTGGGTCGGCGAGCCCGCCGTGCGCCGCGTCCTCGACGAGATCGTGCAGCACGTCCTGCCGGGCCACGCGCCGCTGCCGACGCACTGGGACGGCCCCGTCGAGCGCGCACCGGAGGCGATGACGCCGACCACCTGA
- a CDS encoding SDR family NAD(P)-dependent oxidoreductase — MINYELDGKVAVVTGGASGIGLACAHALARSGADVSIWDIDESATSTAADEIATHGHRTHTASVDVTDSDAVDAAMSDVVSSLGRVDVVVANAGIGGDSAPSGEYTDGGWQKVIKVNLDGVFYTQRAAIRAMKENGGGSIVNMASILGSVGFAGSSAYVAAKHGVVGLTKAAAWEHAGDGIRVNAVGPGFIRTPLVEKSLDDDALGYLTSQHALQRLGEPEEVAELVAWLASDAASFATGAYYPVDGGYLAK; from the coding sequence ATGATCAACTACGAGCTGGACGGAAAGGTGGCCGTCGTGACCGGCGGCGCCTCGGGCATCGGGCTCGCGTGCGCGCACGCGCTGGCACGCTCGGGGGCGGACGTCTCGATCTGGGACATCGACGAGTCCGCGACGTCGACCGCCGCCGACGAGATCGCCACCCACGGCCACCGCACGCACACCGCGTCCGTCGACGTCACCGACAGCGATGCCGTCGACGCCGCGATGTCCGACGTCGTCTCGTCGCTCGGGCGCGTCGACGTCGTCGTGGCCAACGCGGGGATCGGCGGCGACTCCGCGCCGTCGGGCGAGTACACCGACGGCGGCTGGCAGAAGGTCATCAAGGTCAACCTCGACGGCGTCTTCTACACCCAGCGCGCGGCGATCCGGGCGATGAAGGAGAACGGCGGCGGCTCGATCGTCAACATGGCGTCGATCCTCGGCTCGGTCGGCTTCGCCGGCTCGAGCGCCTACGTCGCGGCCAAGCACGGCGTCGTCGGGCTCACCAAGGCCGCCGCGTGGGAGCACGCCGGCGACGGGATCCGCGTCAACGCCGTCGGCCCCGGGTTCATCCGGACGCCGCTCGTCGAGAAGAGCCTCGACGACGACGCCCTGGGCTACCTCACGTCGCAGCACGCGCTCCAGCGGCTCGGCGAGCCCGAGGAGGTCGCCGAGCTCGTCGCCTGGCTCGCGAGCGACGCGGCGTCCTTCGCCACGGGCGCCTACTACCCCGTCGACGGCGGCTACCTCGCCAAGTGA
- a CDS encoding alpha/beta fold hydrolase yields the protein MDDVDRTYADTAVKPSWPELPGVTHRFVDLPGIRMHVVTAGPGLATTTARPVLLLHGVPEHWWQWRTMIPALAADRLVVVPDLRGAGWTDAPEGSYRATRSPTWRLSTGTRSTRTT from the coding sequence ATGGACGACGTCGACCGCACCTACGCCGACACAGCCGTGAAGCCGAGCTGGCCTGAGCTTCCGGGCGTGACGCACCGGTTCGTCGACCTGCCGGGAATTCGCATGCACGTCGTGACGGCGGGCCCGGGTCTCGCGACGACGACCGCACGGCCCGTGCTGCTGCTCCACGGCGTCCCCGAGCACTGGTGGCAGTGGCGCACGATGATCCCCGCTCTCGCGGCGGACCGTCTCGTCGTCGTACCCGATCTGCGCGGGGCCGGCTGGACGGACGCCCCGGAGGGGTCGTACCGGGCGACACGATCTCCGACCTGGAGACTCTCGACGGGTACGAGGAGCACGCGGACGACCTGA
- the ureG gene encoding urease accessory protein UreG — protein sequence MPENSITAATPTAASAPQPVRAMRLGVAGPVGTGKSSLIATLCRRLAHQVSLAVVTNDIYTDEDARFLKSAGVLDPERIRPVETGACPHTAIRDDVTANLLAAEDLEADFAPLDLVVIESGGDNLTATFSPALVDAQLFVLDVAGGGDVVRKGGPGIARADLLVVNKTDLGPHVGVDVDRMVREGREARDGRPVVALSRHDEASVDMLVAWVLGTLATYRTGAHVAVDPGPMAPHFHADEGHPDGGFVHDHAADEGAAHQHAPAGSGRYA from the coding sequence GTGCCTGAGAACTCCATCACCGCCGCGACACCGACCGCGGCATCGGCCCCCCAGCCGGTCCGCGCGATGCGCCTGGGCGTCGCCGGGCCCGTCGGGACGGGCAAGAGCTCGCTCATCGCGACGCTGTGCCGCCGCCTGGCCCACCAGGTCTCCCTGGCCGTGGTCACCAACGACATCTACACGGACGAGGACGCGCGCTTCCTGAAGTCGGCGGGCGTCCTGGACCCCGAGCGGATCCGTCCGGTCGAGACCGGCGCCTGCCCGCACACCGCGATCCGCGACGACGTCACCGCGAACCTGCTCGCGGCCGAGGACCTCGAGGCGGACTTCGCCCCGCTCGACCTGGTCGTCATCGAGTCCGGGGGCGACAACCTCACCGCGACCTTCTCGCCGGCCCTGGTGGACGCCCAGCTGTTCGTGCTCGACGTCGCCGGAGGCGGCGACGTCGTGCGCAAGGGAGGACCGGGCATCGCCCGCGCCGACCTGCTGGTCGTCAACAAGACCGACCTCGGCCCGCACGTGGGCGTCGACGTGGACCGGATGGTGCGTGAGGGCCGGGAGGCCCGCGACGGCCGCCCCGTGGTGGCACTCTCGCGGCACGACGAGGCGTCCGTGGACATGCTCGTGGCCTGGGTCCTCGGCACGCTCGCCACGTACCGCACGGGCGCCCACGTGGCGGTCGACCCCGGCCCGATGGCGCCGCACTTCCACGCCGACGAGGGCCACCCGGACGGCGGGTTCGTGCACGACCACGCCGCCGACGAGGGCGCCGCGCACCAGCACGCGCCGGCAGGAAGCGGGCGGTACGCGTGA
- a CDS encoding TetR/AcrR family transcriptional regulator encodes MPDAPTTRARALDAAIELLGTSGLRALTHARVDERAGLPKGSTSNWFRTRAALLTGVSDELAARDLAGVASAPEPRDADELVDLLCSTFAWMTGPHRVATTARLVLFLEASHDEALRERAQRGRELLMAWSEQLFERLGARDPQAAAFTVAAASEGMLLHAIARHDPTDPRPTYQTVVDAVLRRPPA; translated from the coding sequence GTGCCGGACGCACCCACCACGCGAGCCCGCGCGCTCGACGCCGCGATCGAGCTGCTCGGGACCTCGGGCCTACGAGCGCTGACCCACGCGCGCGTCGACGAGCGGGCCGGCCTGCCCAAGGGCTCGACGTCGAACTGGTTCCGGACGCGCGCCGCGCTGCTCACCGGCGTCTCGGACGAGCTGGCGGCGCGCGACCTGGCGGGCGTCGCCTCGGCCCCGGAGCCTCGGGACGCGGACGAGCTCGTCGACCTGCTGTGCTCGACGTTCGCCTGGATGACCGGTCCCCACCGGGTCGCGACGACGGCCCGGCTGGTGCTGTTCCTCGAGGCCAGCCACGACGAGGCCCTGCGCGAGCGGGCGCAGCGCGGCCGCGAGCTGCTGATGGCCTGGAGCGAGCAGCTGTTCGAGCGGCTCGGCGCTCGCGACCCGCAGGCCGCGGCGTTCACCGTCGCCGCCGCGTCCGAGGGGATGCTCCTTCACGCCATCGCGCGCCACGACCCGACCGACCCGCGCCCGACCTACCAGACCGTCGTCGACGCCGTGCTGCGGCGCCCGCCGGCGTAG
- a CDS encoding alpha/beta fold hydrolase, whose amino-acid sequence MTTTPTLATYALRDGAGVPLVLLHGFPLDHRMWVATAQALPEGIRTIGVDLPGQGHSDVGGLPESLDDAAEAVYRTLRDQGEGNAVVAGLSMGGYVALALAERHPGFVHGIGLVDTKSTADSEEARANRLRIADEAVNDQTIAPVLSMPAKLLGPTSILERRNLFPAVEAWIRAQSPTGVAWAQRAMAARPDRTRVLEEYDGPVAVVVGAEDKITPLAEAEHMVHAARDATLTVVPNAGHMSAVEEPAAVAAALARLHRRVTHRA is encoded by the coding sequence ATGACCACCACACCGACCCTGGCGACCTACGCCTTGCGCGACGGCGCGGGCGTCCCCCTCGTTCTGCTGCACGGATTCCCGCTGGACCATCGGATGTGGGTGGCCACCGCCCAGGCGCTCCCCGAGGGGATCCGTACCATCGGCGTCGACCTTCCCGGCCAGGGGCACAGCGACGTCGGCGGGCTGCCCGAGAGCCTCGACGACGCGGCCGAGGCCGTCTACCGCACGCTGCGCGACCAGGGCGAGGGCAACGCCGTCGTCGCCGGGCTCTCCATGGGCGGGTACGTGGCGCTCGCGCTCGCCGAGCGGCACCCCGGGTTCGTGCACGGCATCGGGCTCGTCGACACCAAGTCCACCGCGGACTCCGAGGAAGCCCGGGCGAACCGGCTCCGGATCGCCGACGAGGCCGTGAACGACCAGACGATCGCGCCCGTCCTCAGCATGCCGGCCAAGCTCCTCGGTCCGACGAGCATCCTCGAGCGGCGGAACCTCTTCCCGGCCGTGGAGGCGTGGATCCGCGCGCAGTCGCCGACCGGCGTCGCGTGGGCGCAGCGCGCGATGGCCGCCCGGCCCGACCGCACCCGCGTGCTCGAGGAGTACGACGGGCCGGTCGCCGTCGTCGTCGGCGCGGAGGACAAGATCACGCCGCTCGCCGAGGCCGAGCACATGGTGCACGCGGCCCGCGACGCGACCCTGACGGTGGTGCCCAACGCCGGGCACATGAGCGCCGTCGAGGAGCCGGCGGCGGTGGCCGCCGCTCTCGCGCGGCTCCACCGCCGCGTCACGCACCGCGCCTGA
- a CDS encoding urease accessory protein UreD produces MTRIAVAPAPGRSVLRVRSDRLAVRVLHQDQDGARVALVANGALLLAGDAVEIEVDVAEGAWLEIVETTGTVAYGGAAASRWDVDVRLGEAATLVWDALPFVVSDGARTHRRTDVHLGESARALLRETFVLGRARQAGGDLWTHSLVQDAGGPLHVEELDLSGQVRGLPGVLAVHGSPGLVDGGPAASIRAPRTLSVLDTVLALGWRPAAVPGTPPAPATSTGQDASATCFELDRPGTVLRWLGTELHEDTIGDRYLALWERELTDERRRTGASVGPASPALVPVPA; encoded by the coding sequence GTGACCCGCATCGCCGTCGCTCCGGCACCGGGGCGGTCGGTGCTCCGGGTGCGCTCGGACCGGCTCGCGGTTCGGGTCCTGCACCAGGACCAGGACGGGGCACGGGTAGCCCTGGTGGCGAACGGCGCGCTGCTGCTGGCCGGGGACGCCGTGGAGATCGAGGTCGACGTCGCCGAGGGCGCCTGGCTGGAGATCGTCGAGACCACGGGCACCGTGGCGTACGGGGGAGCGGCCGCGTCACGCTGGGACGTCGACGTCCGACTCGGCGAGGCGGCGACGCTCGTCTGGGACGCCCTGCCGTTCGTCGTGTCCGACGGGGCCCGCACGCACCGCCGGACCGACGTGCACCTGGGGGAGAGCGCGCGGGCGCTGCTCCGCGAGACCTTCGTCCTGGGCCGCGCCCGCCAGGCCGGCGGCGACCTGTGGACACACTCGCTGGTCCAGGACGCCGGAGGACCGCTGCACGTCGAGGAGCTCGACCTGTCCGGCCAGGTGCGCGGGCTGCCTGGCGTCCTCGCCGTGCACGGTTCCCCGGGCCTCGTGGACGGCGGCCCGGCGGCGTCGATCCGTGCCCCGCGGACACTGTCCGTCCTGGACACGGTGCTGGCGCTCGGCTGGCGGCCCGCCGCCGTGCCCGGCACCCCACCCGCCCCGGCGACGTCGACCGGCCAGGACGCCTCCGCGACCTGCTTCGAGCTGGACCGGCCCGGGACCGTGCTGCGCTGGCTCGGCACGGAGCTGCACGAGGACACGATCGGCGACCGGTACCTCGCGCTGTGGGAACGCGAGCTGACCGACGAGCGCCGCCGGACGGGCGCCAGTGTCGGACCGGCGTCGCCCGCACTCGTCCCGGTGCCGGCCTGA
- a CDS encoding FKBP-type peptidyl-prolyl cis-trans isomerase — MKHRTSAGVAALAVSVALALTACSSDDGASDAPSESPSSTAATDAPTPTAEDVTALEAVEVSGDAGAEPELVFEAPLEVSVPTSRVVDEGDGAELVAGNQVTMEFVAYQGDGTRLGSSWENGTPETFLLGDAQYDLLTQPLEGQKVGTRILLANPSADAEGNPATVLNLVEITDTQEVPSRAEGEAVEPAEGLPTVTLGENGEPSVEIPEGYEAPGELVVQTLIKGDGPEVTEEQSVIAHYTGWTLDGQVFDSSWERGSPTSFSLQMVIPGWTQGIAGQTVGSQVLLVIPSDLAYGEQGTPDGSIPPNSPLVFVVDILGAS, encoded by the coding sequence GTGAAGCACCGCACCTCCGCCGGCGTGGCCGCGCTCGCCGTGAGCGTCGCTCTGGCACTCACCGCCTGCTCGAGCGACGACGGCGCGAGCGACGCGCCCTCCGAGTCGCCGTCGTCGACGGCCGCGACCGACGCCCCCACCCCGACGGCCGAGGACGTCACCGCGCTCGAGGCCGTCGAGGTCTCCGGCGACGCGGGCGCCGAGCCCGAGCTGGTCTTCGAGGCGCCGCTCGAGGTCTCCGTGCCGACGTCGCGGGTCGTGGACGAGGGCGACGGCGCCGAGCTCGTCGCGGGCAACCAGGTCACCATGGAGTTCGTCGCCTACCAGGGCGACGGCACGCGCCTGGGCTCCTCGTGGGAGAACGGCACGCCCGAGACGTTCCTGCTGGGCGACGCCCAGTACGACCTGCTGACCCAGCCGCTCGAGGGCCAGAAGGTCGGCACGCGCATCCTGCTGGCGAACCCGTCGGCCGACGCCGAGGGCAACCCGGCCACGGTGCTCAACCTCGTCGAGATCACCGACACCCAGGAGGTGCCGTCGCGCGCCGAGGGCGAGGCGGTCGAGCCTGCCGAGGGCCTGCCGACGGTCACGCTGGGCGAGAACGGCGAGCCGTCCGTCGAGATCCCCGAGGGCTACGAGGCTCCCGGCGAGCTCGTCGTCCAGACCCTCATCAAGGGCGACGGGCCCGAGGTGACGGAGGAGCAGTCGGTCATCGCGCACTACACCGGCTGGACGCTCGACGGCCAGGTCTTCGACTCCTCGTGGGAGCGCGGCTCCCCGACGTCGTTCTCGCTGCAGATGGTCATCCCGGGCTGGACGCAGGGCATCGCCGGCCAGACGGTCGGCAGCCAGGTGCTCCTGGTCATCCCGTCCGACCTCGCGTACGGCGAGCAGGGCACGCCCGACGGGTCGATCCCGCCGAACTCGCCGCTCGTCTTCGTCGTCGACATCCTCGGCGCGAGCTGA
- a CDS encoding urease accessory protein UreF, with the protein MLHLDDDAGPNPGRTAGRVPATGAPSALLLVLLADARLPSGGHTQSGGLEPAVRAGVPPADVPAYLRARLRTVTAVEAGTAVVARAAAAAGEDLGTVDAAWAARTPSPALRANARRLGRGYLRVARTLWPVSASPAEAARHDPLDDVRARAWARPVVLGALAHRAGLGACDLARLVGYDDVQTVVSALLKLEPADPLETTAIVRDLLPEVEALATHVAPLRRPEDIPAGGAPLVERWAESHATTTERLFSA; encoded by the coding sequence ATGCTCCACCTCGACGACGACGCCGGACCCAATCCCGGGCGCACGGCGGGACGGGTGCCCGCGACCGGCGCCCCGTCGGCGCTGCTGCTGGTCCTGCTCGCCGACGCCCGCCTGCCCTCCGGCGGGCACACCCAGTCCGGTGGTCTCGAGCCCGCCGTGCGCGCCGGGGTGCCGCCGGCCGACGTCCCGGCCTACCTGCGCGCCCGGCTGCGGACGGTCACGGCAGTGGAGGCGGGCACGGCGGTGGTCGCGCGCGCCGCGGCCGCGGCGGGGGAGGACCTCGGCACCGTCGACGCCGCGTGGGCCGCCCGCACGCCGTCGCCCGCGCTGCGCGCCAACGCCCGCCGCCTGGGCCGCGGGTACCTTCGGGTCGCCCGCACGCTCTGGCCGGTGTCCGCCTCCCCGGCCGAAGCGGCTCGGCATGATCCGCTCGACGACGTCCGCGCCCGGGCATGGGCGCGGCCGGTGGTGCTGGGGGCGCTGGCCCACCGGGCCGGGCTGGGTGCCTGCGACCTCGCCCGGCTCGTCGGCTACGACGACGTCCAGACCGTGGTCTCGGCCCTGCTCAAGCTCGAGCCGGCGGATCCGCTGGAGACCACAGCGATCGTGCGCGACCTGCTGCCCGAGGTCGAGGCGCTGGCCACGCACGTGGCCCCCCTGCGGCGCCCCGAGGACATCCCTGCGGGCGGCGCACCCCTCGTCGAACGGTGGGCCGAGTCCCACGCAACCACGACAGAAAGGCTGTTCAGTGCCTGA
- a CDS encoding metalloregulator ArsR/SmtB family transcription factor: protein MRADMQGCSFGVGSQYVELAAEVFSLLADATRVRIILALGEGEQSVSALAETVGKSPTAVSQHLAKLRWGRIVRTRQDGTRVFYSLVDEHARNLVTQAVFQAQHAVDDPPAHHGAHPSRDGDAS from the coding sequence ATGCGCGCAGATATGCAGGGCTGTTCGTTCGGAGTCGGCAGCCAGTACGTCGAGCTCGCGGCCGAGGTGTTCTCGCTCCTTGCGGACGCGACGCGAGTGCGGATCATCCTGGCGTTGGGCGAGGGCGAGCAGTCGGTCAGCGCCCTGGCCGAGACGGTCGGCAAGTCCCCGACCGCGGTCTCGCAACACCTGGCGAAGCTGCGCTGGGGCCGTATCGTTCGCACGCGCCAAGACGGGACGCGGGTGTTCTACTCCCTGGTGGACGAGCACGCGCGCAACCTCGTGACGCAGGCGGTGTTCCAGGCCCAGCACGCCGTCGACGACCCGCCCGCCCATCACGGGGCACACCCGAGCCGCGACGGGGACGCGTCATGA
- the argJ gene encoding bifunctional glutamate N-acetyltransferase/amino-acid acetyltransferase ArgJ, whose translation MTTSVAGFASVTGSVGVKTGVPDVSVVHAAGPTTSAAVFTRSRFAGPSVRLSREGETDGLRAVVVVSGNANVATGARGLADARELRAWAAERAGCEPAQVLVASTGVIGVPYPIETMRERLATLPASAPVDLDAVARAIMTTDTHPKVVSRRVGGAVIVGIAKGVGMIEPNMATMLSFVYTDAEVPAAELDRVFRSVVERTYNAVSVDTDTSTSDTAAVVASGLAGPVDLAGFEAALLDVCTELVKMIASDGEGASRLIEVRVTGARDDVQAKLVGKAVVNSPLVKTAVHGADPNWGRVAMAVGKCESETDIHEENVRIAFGGLETFPTLPTPERRSELEQYLKSDSVLIEVDLGIATGAFTVYGCDLTDGYIRINADYTT comes from the coding sequence ATGACGACCAGCGTCGCAGGATTCGCCAGCGTCACAGGCAGCGTCGGAGTCAAGACCGGCGTACCCGACGTCAGCGTGGTGCACGCGGCAGGACCGACGACCTCGGCCGCCGTCTTCACCCGATCGAGGTTCGCGGGCCCCAGCGTGCGCCTCAGCCGCGAGGGGGAGACGGACGGCCTGCGCGCCGTCGTGGTCGTGTCCGGCAACGCCAACGTCGCCACCGGCGCGCGAGGCCTGGCTGACGCGCGCGAGCTGCGGGCGTGGGCCGCGGAGCGAGCGGGGTGCGAGCCCGCGCAGGTGCTCGTCGCCTCGACCGGCGTCATCGGCGTCCCCTACCCGATCGAGACCATGCGTGAGCGCCTGGCCACGCTGCCGGCGTCCGCTCCTGTCGACCTGGATGCCGTCGCACGGGCCATCATGACGACGGACACTCACCCGAAGGTGGTGTCCAGACGCGTGGGCGGGGCGGTGATCGTCGGGATCGCCAAGGGCGTCGGCATGATCGAGCCGAACATGGCGACGATGCTGTCGTTCGTCTACACCGACGCCGAGGTCCCCGCCGCAGAGCTCGACCGTGTCTTCCGCTCGGTCGTCGAACGGACCTACAACGCGGTCAGCGTCGACACCGACACCTCCACCTCCGACACCGCCGCCGTGGTGGCCTCCGGTCTGGCGGGTCCGGTCGACCTGGCCGGCTTCGAGGCGGCGCTGCTCGACGTGTGCACCGAGCTGGTCAAGATGATCGCCTCCGACGGTGAGGGCGCCTCGAGGCTCATCGAGGTGCGCGTCACCGGTGCCCGCGACGACGTGCAGGCCAAGCTCGTGGGCAAGGCCGTCGTCAACTCACCCCTCGTCAAGACCGCCGTGCACGGCGCCGACCCGAACTGGGGCCGGGTCGCCATGGCCGTCGGCAAGTGCGAGTCGGAGACGGACATCCACGAGGAGAACGTCCGCATCGCCTTCGGCGGCCTGGAGACCTTCCCCACGCTGCCCACGCCGGAGCGCCGGAGCGAGCTCGAGCAGTACCTCAAGAGCGACTCCGTGCTCATCGAGGTCGACCTCGGCATCGCCACCGGCGCCTTCACCGTCTACGGGTGCGACCTCACCGACGGATACATCCGCATCAACGCGGACTACACGACCTAG
- a CDS encoding tetratricopeptide repeat protein: protein MSTPTPEPTISTRGAVDLSALNRPQSPPPGEPGGAPSAGGYVLDLTDTNFQQVVQDSTRYPVVVLLWIPTDQANAELGTLLGRLADEYAGRFLLGRVDAQAYPQIAAAFQVQGVPTVVAVLQGQPLPLFAGAAPEDQVRGVLDQVLAAAEQNGITGRAPAQGGEQAGAEGQEPAEEPLPPLHQEAYDAIQRDDLDAAVAAYEKAIKQDPKDAEAVAGLAQVRLMQRARGADLQAVRTAAANAPADVDAQLAVADVDMLGGKVDDAFARLLDLLPGADADGKEKLRVRLLEYFEVVGPTDPRVVKARQRLALSLY, encoded by the coding sequence ATGAGCACACCGACCCCCGAGCCGACCATCAGCACGCGTGGAGCCGTCGACCTGTCGGCGCTCAACCGCCCCCAGTCGCCGCCGCCGGGCGAGCCGGGCGGTGCGCCGTCGGCGGGCGGCTACGTGCTGGACCTGACGGACACCAACTTCCAGCAGGTGGTGCAGGACTCCACGCGGTACCCCGTCGTGGTCCTGCTGTGGATCCCCACGGACCAGGCGAACGCCGAGCTCGGCACGCTGCTCGGGCGCCTCGCCGACGAGTACGCGGGGCGCTTCCTGCTCGGTCGCGTCGACGCCCAGGCGTACCCGCAGATCGCGGCGGCCTTCCAGGTGCAGGGCGTGCCGACCGTCGTCGCCGTGCTGCAGGGCCAGCCGCTGCCGCTGTTCGCGGGCGCGGCGCCCGAGGACCAGGTCCGCGGCGTCCTGGACCAGGTGCTCGCCGCGGCCGAGCAGAACGGCATCACCGGCCGGGCGCCCGCGCAGGGCGGCGAGCAGGCCGGGGCCGAGGGCCAGGAGCCTGCGGAGGAGCCGCTGCCCCCGCTGCACCAGGAGGCGTACGACGCGATCCAGCGCGACGACCTGGACGCCGCCGTCGCCGCTTACGAGAAGGCGATCAAGCAGGACCCGAAGGACGCCGAGGCGGTCGCCGGCCTGGCGCAGGTCCGGCTCATGCAGCGCGCCCGGGGCGCCGACCTGCAGGCGGTGCGCACCGCCGCGGCGAACGCCCCGGCCGACGTCGACGCGCAGCTCGCGGTCGCCGACGTCGACATGCTCGGCGGCAAGGTCGACGACGCGTTCGCGCGCCTCCTCGACCTGCTGCCCGGGGCCGACGCCGACGGCAAGGAGAAGCTGCGCGTGCGGCTCCTCGAGTACTTCGAGGTCGTCGGCCCGACCGACCCGCGCGTCGTCAAGGCCCGCCAGCGCCTCGCCCTCAGCCTCTACTGA